The Schistocerca gregaria isolate iqSchGreg1 chromosome 1, iqSchGreg1.2, whole genome shotgun sequence genome includes a window with the following:
- the LOC126334020 gene encoding DDB1- and CUL4-associated factor 7-like: MASFPKRKEIYKYDAPWPLYSVNWSLRPDKRFRLALGSFVEEYNNKVQIVSLDENASSEFTAKSTFDHPYPTTKIMWIPDSKGVFPDLLATSGDYLRVWRAGEPETRLECVLNNNKNSDFCAPLTSFDWNEVDQNLIGTSSIDTTCTIWGLETGQVLGRTSSVTGHVKTQLIAHDKEVYDITFSRAGGGRDMFASVGADGSVRMFDLRHLEHSTIIYEDPRHTPLLRLAWNKQDPNYLATVAMDATEVIILDVRLPCVPVARLNNHRACVNGIAWAPHSSCHICTAGDDHQALIWDIQQMPLAIEDPILAYTAAEGEINQIQWGATQPDWIAICYNKCLEILRV; this comes from the coding sequence ATGGCGAGTTTTCCAAAACGTAAGGAGATATATAAATACGACGCACCGTGGCCTCTGTATAGTGTGAACTGGTCTTTGAGACCAGACAAACGTTTTCGTCTGGCATTGGGTAGTTTTGTGGAGGAATACAATAATAAGGTACAGATTGTGTCTTTAGATGAAAATGCATCATCAGAATTCACTGCTAAAAGTACATTTGATCATCCATATCCAACAACCAAAATAATGTGGATACCAGATAGTAAAGGAGTGTTCCCCGACCTCCTCGCAACAAGTGGTGATTACTTACGTGTGTGGCGGGCAGGAGAGCCAGAAACTAGGCTAGAATGTGTACTAAATAACAACAAGAATTCGGACTTTTGTGCACCATTGACTTCATTTGACTGGAACGAGGTAGATCAGAATCTAATTGGAACGTCTAGTATTGATACTACTTGTACAATTTGGGGCCTAGAAACAGGGCAGGTATTGGGCCGAACCAGTTCAGTGACAGGTCACGTAAAAACACAATTAATAGCCCATGACAAAGAAGTTTATGATATTACTTTCAGTCGTGCTGGTGGTGGTCGTGATATGTTTGCCTCGGTGGGTGCTGATGGCTCAGTCAGAATGTTCGATTTACGACATCTAGAACATTCAACCATAATATATGAAGACCCGCGACATACACCACTTCTTCGTTTAGCGTGGAACAAGCAAGATCCAAACTATTTGGCCACAGTTGCAATGGATGCTACAGAAGTTATAATACTAGATGTGAGGCTCCCATGTGTACCTGTTGCACGCCTTAATAACCATAGAGCATGTGTTAATGGTATAGCCTGGGCACCACACTCGTCTTGTCACATATGCACGGCAGGTGATGATCATCAGGCCCTTATCTGGGATATTCAGCAAATGCCCCTGGCAATAGAAGATCCAATTCTTGCCTATACTGCTGCTGAAGGAGAAATTAATCAGATACAGTGGGGTGCAACACAGCCTGATTGGATAGCCATTTGCTACAATAAATGTCTAGAAATTCTACGTGTATAA